A genomic window from Paraburkholderia phytofirmans OLGA172 includes:
- a CDS encoding cobaltochelatase CobT-related protein, protein MSAMHPTRDTRGFAFESTLGKVARVLTGQYGVTVAFSPDGPRVEPGRIVIPDYELSGGVERDVLIGYLDLLVARAKHSSLAQMDALPAGVAANLAQVIEDRRVCAQLLDEYPGARWFIGKLRVHAAEHARQRWPKLHWRDRLVWLAERALWDEQPTRTEASHSLLAALHAAQDLLDEARRSRSTAHSIAAAQALVARVRALSAGEVNSMVFTADPIEDLDTETAAASSAPFNDDDTARPDQDNAASPPSDKSAGAQAENAVGMGQSLADAQAPSARSEGDANTASDSTRARLSIPLATEFDEIADLTGQGDSATWRELRAQARADTAPLKEKLERALSADERTRWRREQERGEIDRTALAKLATSPGYRTPFRTQRAAKGRDVAVTLLIDRSGSMAGRKIELARLCATALCDALTQLSFDCEVLGYCSLESAPMKQLYERQLAAGTDLRRYNRFMERLDLKVYKRFGATDLSGIARIDCGHENPDGEALAWAATRLADHQAERRILIVFSDGYPSTGDGDPQVLRHDLRERVAAILKRGIELVGIGVLTDAVEDFYPHNVVVSRLAELPSTVFSVLSSMLLTR, encoded by the coding sequence ATGAGCGCCATGCACCCAACGCGCGACACGCGAGGCTTCGCGTTCGAATCGACGCTCGGCAAAGTGGCGCGCGTGCTGACCGGGCAGTACGGCGTGACGGTCGCCTTCAGTCCGGATGGGCCGCGCGTCGAACCCGGCCGCATCGTGATTCCCGACTATGAGTTGAGCGGCGGCGTCGAGCGCGACGTGCTGATCGGCTATCTGGATCTGCTGGTGGCGCGCGCCAAGCACTCGTCGCTCGCGCAAATGGACGCGCTGCCTGCCGGCGTGGCGGCGAATCTCGCGCAGGTGATCGAGGACCGCCGCGTCTGCGCACAACTACTCGACGAGTATCCGGGCGCGCGCTGGTTCATCGGCAAACTGCGTGTGCATGCCGCCGAACACGCGCGGCAGCGCTGGCCGAAGCTGCATTGGCGCGACCGGCTGGTCTGGCTGGCGGAGCGCGCGTTGTGGGACGAACAGCCGACCCGGACCGAAGCGAGCCATTCGCTGCTGGCCGCGTTGCACGCCGCGCAGGATCTGTTGGACGAAGCGCGGCGCAGCCGTTCGACCGCGCATAGCATTGCGGCAGCACAGGCCCTGGTGGCGCGCGTGCGGGCTTTGTCGGCGGGCGAAGTCAACAGCATGGTGTTCACCGCGGATCCGATTGAAGACCTCGACACGGAAACCGCCGCGGCTTCGTCCGCGCCGTTCAATGATGACGACACGGCACGCCCCGACCAGGACAACGCGGCCTCACCGCCGTCCGACAAAAGCGCCGGCGCGCAAGCGGAGAATGCGGTGGGCATGGGGCAATCGCTAGCCGATGCGCAGGCGCCATCGGCACGTTCCGAAGGTGACGCCAATACGGCGTCAGACTCGACTCGCGCACGACTATCGATTCCGCTCGCCACCGAATTCGACGAAATCGCCGACCTCACCGGTCAGGGCGACAGCGCGACATGGCGCGAGCTTCGCGCGCAGGCCCGCGCGGATACCGCGCCGCTCAAGGAAAAACTCGAACGCGCGCTGAGCGCCGACGAACGCACCCGTTGGCGCCGCGAGCAGGAGCGCGGCGAAATCGACCGCACCGCGCTGGCGAAGCTCGCCACTTCGCCCGGTTACCGTACGCCGTTTCGCACGCAGCGGGCGGCCAAAGGGCGCGACGTCGCCGTAACCTTGCTGATCGATCGCAGCGGTTCGATGGCCGGACGCAAGATCGAACTCGCGCGCCTATGCGCGACCGCGCTGTGCGATGCGCTGACGCAGTTGTCGTTCGACTGCGAAGTGCTCGGCTATTGCTCACTCGAATCCGCGCCGATGAAGCAACTGTATGAACGGCAACTGGCGGCCGGGACGGATTTGCGGCGCTATAACCGCTTCATGGAGCGGCTCGATCTGAAAGTCTACAAACGCTTTGGTGCGACGGATCTGAGCGGCATCGCCAGGATCGATTGCGGTCACGAGAATCCGGACGGCGAGGCGTTGGCCTGGGCCGCGACGCGGCTCGCGGATCATCAGGCCGAACGGCGCATCCTGATCGTGTTCTCAGACGGCTATCCGTCAACCGGCGACGGCGACCCGCAGGTGCTGCGCCACGATCTGCGCGAACGCGTCGCGGCGATCCTGAAACGTGGCATCGAACTGGTAGGGATCGGCGTGCTGACCGATGCGGTGGAGGATTTCTATCCGCACAATGTGGTGGTGAGCCGTCTTGCGGAATTGCCGTCGACGGTGTTTTCGGTGTTGAGTTCGATGCTGCTGACGCGCTAG